The DNA region AAGCTGAGAAACACGTTTCTATTGAATGTCCGGACGATGGCGAATAAGAAACCCCAAGAAGATGTGGCAATATTATTTCCAACCCGAAGGTGTAGTAAACCAAGTGCCTCCGTTAATAATGCTGAACTTCTGACTAGATAATTATCAATCAAAAAGTTGAACAAGAATATATTTTCTAACTAACTACTTGAACATGTCGTAATAAGAAATAGGTCAGAACAGTACCAATGTTGGCATATAACAACTTCACGAGTGTCAAGTTTACTGTGGCGCCATATTCATATGTTGAGGTGGGGGCATCATATGCTGCATGGGATGGGTTCCACCCATGAGATGCTGGGGAGGTGGCGGTGGTCGCCAACCAGGTGGAGCAGCCATTCCAGATGGAGGCGGTGGAGGTCTCATAGGAGCTGGAGCCATttgtggaggtggaggtggcaTGCTTCTGAATTGCTGCATTGGTGGAGGAATACCAGCATGACCAGGTTGCGGTGGCTGGCCCTGCCAAGATGGCACTTGCATCTGCATAGGTTGATACATGTTCTGTGGAGGTGGCGCACCGAGTGCTGGGACTGGTGGTGGAGGAACAGGGCCGTTTGTAAAGGGCCTTGGAGCAACCGGGGCATTGACaccaccattttgctgagggaTTGTTGGAGGTCCACTCGCAAACATGGTGTGGGGCCTACTTCTTTGGGTAGTAGGATTACTTGCTGCAAGAACCCTTTCTGCAATTGTAATGGAGGAAAACTGCTTCAGTAATGAACACAAACTGAGACTATTAAGCCTTAGTGGCAAGACCTAGGAACTTCAAAGTCTTAAGCAACACTCACCTGCAGGGGTACCGTGGCGCTCTCCTTTAGTATCTTTCTTGTATGCATAAGACACTGTTATTTGACGATTGCAGAGATACTGACCATTCATTGTCTGTGGAATGAAGTATATTAGGATATTCAAATATTTGAGCCAtttgaaagaaaaaattattttgtttcaaGCTTATAAGTTTATTGGAGGGAGAATAACTTAATTCAGGAGAGAATccataattttcataaaacCAATACCTTGAGGATGAGAGCTCAATGTTTAACTAACATTATACACTGGCACCACACGAGTAGGTAGACACACCAAAGCAGGATGATGACCCTTAAGATTTGGGCTATTCATTTAGGATGCTGTAAAAATGATATTTGTTTTACCATTCTGAACCATTGATTAACATATCAAAACACGATGTTCAACCCAACCTTAAGTCTCATTTTGGAAATAAGTGTGGCAAAACATGTTGAATTTTCAGCTCCTAAAACTCAACATTTAATTGATATATCTTCAGTGACTTGCATTCAGTAGGAGTATCCATAATTTTCATTTGGTAGGGGTTTGGTCCATTCGGAAAAGTTAAGAGGCTAAGAGCCAAAAAAATGTTCTCAGGCAGCACAAGCATAGCATTAGACAGAAATTGTACCTCAATAGAAGCATCAGAAGCCTCAAAAGAATCATAGCTAATAAAACCAAAACCGCGAGAATTTCCAGTTTCCGGATCTCTCATTATCTGCAAATGGCACCAAAACTTAAAATCCAGCAGCAAATGAAAGCCAAACTACACTCCCATAAGTGAAACTTCGAAAAGATTATCTCATTTAGGCAGTAAACATGGCAACAAGAAAAGGTTAATGAATGGTAATGGGCGTGATCACACAGACATGATCCTAATTACAGATGAACTAAAAATCAGTGAAAGATGCAACTTGAGGCAGAAGGAGCATTATGAACATCAGTATTCATACAAGCAAACAAAGaagtagaaaaattaattactaatttactaCACTACACATGGtaatacaaaaaagaaaatgattgaaAATACTATTAATCTACCAATAATCTTCAATAATAAAGAAATATACAAAGAGGCAGTGGACCAAGAAATCTAGAATGGTTTAAGGCACAATATTTCTCAATCACTGATAAAAGTAACTGTCCCCATTTCCTAAACAAAAGCATGCACTCCAGGTCATGATAGGCCATTCTAATGGATGTCCAATCCCAAAGTAGAAAATGGGCCAAATTCACCCCACTCCACTCTCATCTCACCCCAAGGAGAAGGGAATGTATATAAAGTATGGAGAAGTGTATCAACACATATAACACACAAACGCACACACACTCAGGATGAGAGAGTTATAAGCCCAAATGGATTCAGATATAAACAGATTTAATACATGGACAACACCCTTGGATTATCAAAACTTCACAAACCTACATTATCATACTCCACATGTTAGGAATGATCACACAAAGACAACAACAAACAATGGATAAGTCTAAGATACGACAGAGGCCAAACCTTAGGATTTGCAACAATAACACCAAAAGCACTGAAAGTGTCATAAAGAAGCTTTTCATCAACATCCTGCAAAAGTAGAAACAATAGCATCATATAAGACAATTCAGCAGTTATTTAAGAAATTCACCACAAATAAATGTCTACTACATTAGACCAGTTATAACAATGACTTCGAtagaacaaaacagagcatttGATGGAGGAAGCAAAAAATAACTTACAGGATCCAGATTTCCAATGAAAAGGTTAGCTCCGACATCAACACTTTTCTTATCTTGTGAAGCCTATAGTCATAATAATAGGATCATACAATTAAACTCGTATgatataatactagtataatatGTCATAACTTAATAGAACAGTAGAGAAAATGCAATTGCCAGCCACAACTGAACTACAACATAGATGCATACAGCATACCTTATTTACTCGAATAGGTTTTCCAAACAATTTTAACATATTAAGAACCTTGATTGCCTGCAAAAAGAATTGGTAATCAAGAAATCAGAATTGAGATAAGGAAATGAAAGTTGTGGTTTTGATAATGTTGGAAGTAAAAAAGATTACATAATCGGCATCTTCTTCGCTTCTAAACTCCACAAACCCGTAGCCTTGATGAGCATTTGTAACTCTGTCCTTGGGCACATATACATTAACTGGAACAGGCAAACAGAGAAAGATAAAGGCAATTGTTTGtaataaaacaacaaaaatccaCTAAATTATTTAGGTTTACAGAATAAGGTCCTCAGAAAAAGCATTGACGTACCAACTGGACCTGCTTGCACAAACAGCTCCCATAATAATTCTTCACCTGCCTGCATGCCCGCATAAGAGATAAATCATAAGTCTTCAGATACCAAGGGCGACAGACATCATATGTATGCAGGGTGTTAACATTAGTAGATAAGAGTTGGATGGTGCACATTATAAAACCAGCAGCTTATGATAAAGCTCTCggtataaataaataagaaaagaacATCATCAGCTCATATCGTGAATTTAGACACAGGcaatacataaatttaaaaccaaTAGCAGATAATAAATTAGCGCAAATCAACAAGATAATATTTTTAAACATTGAACAAGCGACC from Salvia splendens isolate huo1 chromosome 9, SspV2, whole genome shotgun sequence includes:
- the LOC121749541 gene encoding splicing factor 3B subunit 4-like is translated as MTTRIAPGVGANLLGQHSAERNQDATVYVGNLESKAGEELLWELFVQAGPVVNVYVPKDRVTNAHQGYGFVEFRSEEDADYAIKVLNMLKLFGKPIRVNKASQDKKSVDVGANLFIGNLDPDVDEKLLYDTFSAFGVIVANPKIMRDPETGNSRGFGFISYDSFEASDASIETMNGQYLCNRQITVSYAYKKDTKGERHGTPAERVLAASNPTTQRSRPHTMFASGPPTIPQQNGGVNAPVAPRPFTNGPVPPPPVPALGAPPPQNMYQPMQMQVPSWQGQPPQPGHAGIPPPMQQFRSMPPPPPQMAPAPMRPPPPPSGMAAPPGWRPPPPPQHLMGGTHPMQHMMPPPQHMNMAPQ